In Mauremys reevesii isolate NIE-2019 linkage group 14, ASM1616193v1, whole genome shotgun sequence, a single window of DNA contains:
- the LOC120381710 gene encoding zinc finger protein 271-like: MRSTDERRRDDPLLGSELRRDDPLLAGGGHGFNRSSALIRHQTIHTGEKPYECAECGQCFIDSSALISHQRIHTGEAPHRCSECGKIFSQSSTLNTHRRIHTGERPYTCSECGKSFSRRSHLITHRIIHTGERPYTCSECGKSFKHRSALITHRIIHMGERPYTCSECGKSFKHRSALIKHRRIHTGERPYTCSECGKSFSRRSNLIIHQRIHTGETPYMCSECGKSFNHCSALIKHRRIHTGERPYTCSECGKSFSQSSNLIKHERIHTGETPYTCSECGKSFSRRSNLIIHQRIYTGETPYMCSECGKSFNQSSALIKHRRIHTGERPYTCSECGKSFSQCSNLIKHRKIHMGEKPYTCSECGKSFSQSSVLIRHCRIHTGEKPYMCTECGKSFNQRSNLIRHRKIHLGEKP, encoded by the exons gcttcaatcggagctctgcccttatcagacatcagacaatccacacaggtgagaaaccttatgaatgcgctgagtgtgggcaatgcttcatcgatagttcagccctcatctcacatcagcgaatccataCAGGAGAAGCACCCCAcagatgctcagagtgcgggaaaatctttagtcagagctctaccctgaacacacatcgtagaatccacacaggagaaaggccgtacacatgctctgagtgcgggaaaagcttcagtcggcgctcacaccttatcacacatcgaataatccacacgggagaaagaccctacacatgctctgagtgtgggaaaagcttcaagcaccgctctgcccttatcacacatcgaataatccacatgggagaaagaccctacacatgctctgagtgtgggaaaagcttcaagcaccgctctgcccttatcaaacATCGAAGAAttcacacaggagaaaggccgtacacatgctctgagtgtgggaaaagcttcagtcggcgctcaaaccttatcatacatcagagaatccacacaggggagacgccctacatgtgctctgagtgtgggaaaagcttcaatcactgctctgcccttatcaaacatagaagaatccacacaggagaaaggccgtacacatgctctgagtgtgggaaaagctttagtcagagctcaaaccttatcaaacatgagagaatccacacaggagagacgccctacacatgctctgagtgcgggaaaagcttcagtcggcgctcaaaccttatcatacatcagagaatctacacaggggagacgccctacatgtgctctgagtgtgggaaaagcttcaatcagagctctgcccttatcaaacatcgaagaatccacacaggagaaaggccgtacacatgctctgagtgtgggaaaagctttagtcagtgctcaaaccttatcaaacataggaaaatccacatgg gggagaagccctacacatgctctgagtgtgggaaaagctttagtcagagctctgtccttatcagacattgtagaatccacacaggagagaagccctacatgtgcactgagtgtgggaaaagcttcaatcagcgctcaaaccttatcagacataggaaaatccaccTTGGAGAGAAGCCCTag